The region GGTCGGCCAGGAAGGGCAGGGCTTCCGGTACGTGCTTGACGGCATGAACGCCGAGCGGATCCTGATCGCCGCCGAGTGCGTCGGCGACGGATACTGGTTTACCGAAAGGTCCAGCCGCTACGCCGGCGAGCGGGTGGTATTCGACCGGCCGATCGGGCAGAACCAGGGCGTGCAGTTTCCGATAGCCCGCGCCTACGTGAACGTGCGCGCCGCCGACCTGATGCGCTACGAAGCAGCGGCGCTGTTCGACGCCGGTCAACCCTGCGGCGCCGAGGCCAACATGGCCAAACTGCTGGCGGCCGACGCCTCCTGGGAAGCGGCGAATGCCTGCCTGCAGACCCACGGTGGCTTCGGATTTGCCGCCGAGTACGACGTGGAACGCAAGTTCCGTGAAACGCGGCTGTATCAGGTCGCGCCGATCAGCACCAACCTGATCCTGTCGTTTGTCGGCGAGAAGGTCCTGGGTATGCCGAGGTCGTACTAGATGCTGCCCCTGGAGGGACTGCGGGTGATCGCCCTGGAACAGGCGGTCGCCGGGCCGTTCTGCTCGCGCCAGCTGGCGGACCTGGGGGCCGACGTCATCAAGGTGGAGCGTCCGGGCGAAGGGGACCTGGCGCGCGGCTACGACGGCGCCCTGGACGGGGTCTCCGCCTACTTTGCCTGGCTCAACCGCGGCAAGCGCAGTGTGGTGCTGGATCTGAAGAGCCCGCAGGGGGTGGCCGCCCTGGAGGGCTTGCTGGCCGGCGCGGATGTGTTCGTGCACAACCTGCTGCCCGGAGCGGTCGAGCGCCTGGGTTTTCGATGGGAGGACGTTCGCGGGCGCTTCCCACGCCTGATCTGGGTCTCCATCTCCGGCTATGGCCTGTCCGGTTCCTACGCTCAGAAAAAGGCGTACGACATGCTGATCCAGGCGGAAGCGGGCGTCATTTCAGTGACCGGCAGCGCCGACGAGCCTGCCAAGGTGGGCATCTCTGTGGCGGACATCGCCAGCGGGCTGTACGCCCATTCCAGCATCCTCGCGGCCCTGCTCAAACGCGGCCAGACGGGCCTGGGCGACCGCATCGAGATCTCGATGTTCGAGGCCCTCACCGAATGGATGACGCCGCCCATATACAGCCTGATCGGGCAGGGGCGCGCGCCGGGCCGGGCGGGGTTGCGGCACAACATGATCGTCCCCTACGGCGCCTACCGCTGCGCCGACGGGCAGGTGATGTTTGCCGTCCAGAACGAGCGCGAGTGGGTGAAGTTCTGCGCTGACGTGCTGGAGCAGCCGGATCTGGCCAGTGACGAACGCTTCGTCACCAATGCCCAGCGGCTCGCCTGGCGCTCGGCCCTCGAGACCATCATCGAAGCGGCCTTTGCTTCCCTGACGCGGGGTGAGGTGAGCGCCCGCCTGGACCAGGCCGGTATTGCCAGCGCCCGCGTCAACAGCGTGCAGGAGGTGGTGGACCACCCCCAGTTGCAGGACCGTCAGCGCTGGACACAGGTGCAGACCCCGGCCGGCACCATTCCGGCTCTGCTGCCGCCTCACAACATCGGGAGCGTTTCCCCACGGATGGGCCGGGTGCCCGCCCTGGGGGAGCACACCGCCGAGGTCCTGGCCGAACTGGAGCGCGCCCCATGAGTCCGGCCCGGCTGAATTGCCCCACCGAAAGCTGCGCGGGGACTGACGCGAACGCCGGCAGCATGCCGGCCAGTCCGCACCCTGACGGTCAGGAAAGGAGAACGCCATGACGACCCCCACCACCGGTCGCTGCTTCGAGGATTTTGCCCCCGGTCAGGTGATCGAGCATCCCCTGGGCCGCACCGTGACCCAGAACGACAACATCTGGTTTACCCTCCTGACGAACAACACCAATCCCATTCACTTCGACGCGCATTACGCCGCACACACGGAGTTCGGGCGGCCCCTGGTGAACAGTGCGTTCACCATCGCGCTCGTAACGGGATTGTCGGTGTCGGACATGTCGCAGAACGCGGTCAACCTCGGCTGGGATGAGGTGCGTCTCCCCCATCCGCTGTTCGAGGGGGACACGGTGTATGCCCGGAGCGAAGTGCTGTCCCTGCGGGAATCGCGCTCACGGCCTCACCAGGGGGTCCTGACGTTCAAGACCTCCGGGTATAACCAGCACGGCACGGTCGTCCTGGAGTTCAAACGGACCGTTCTGGTCTACCGGCGAGGGCACGTGCCGAGCGTCACTTCCAGGCCCAGCATGAAGGAGACCCAGTGACTCTGCCCGAGTACCTGCTGTACATCGGCGGCCAGTTTGTCGCGGCCCGGTCTGGCGCCTTGACCGAGACCGTCAACCCGTACACCGGCCGGGCCTGGGCGCACGTCCCGGAGGCCGGGCCAGAGGACGTGGACGCGGCCGTGCGCGCCGCCCGCAGCGCTCTGATCAGCGGCCCCTGGGGCCGCCTGACGGGGCGGCAGCGCTCGAAGCTGATTCACCGGCTCGCTCAGATTCTGGAACGCGACGCGGACCTGCTCGGGGAGATCGAGACGCGCGACAACGGCAAACTGCTGCGGGAAATGCGCGGCCAGTGCCGCGTTCTGCCGGAATGGTACGAGTACTACGCGGGGGCGGCCGACAAGCTGCACGGCGAAACCATTCCCAGCGACAAACCCAACTACTTCATCTACACCCGCCGCGAACCGGTCGGGGTGGTGGCGGCCATCGTGCCGTGGAACTCCCCCCTGCTGCTGCTTACCTGGAAACTCGCCCCGCTGCTCGCGGCCGGCTGCACCGTGGTCGTCAAACCCGCGGACCAGACCCCCGTGTCGGCGCTGGAGTTTGCCCGGCGGGTGGAGGAAGCGGGCTTTCCGCCCGGCGTCTTCAACGTGGTGACAGGAGGTGCGGCGGTCGGCGCGGCCCTGGTGGCCCATCCGGGCGTGGACAAGGTGGCGTTTACCGGCAGTACCGAAGTCGGCATCAAAGTGGGTCAGGCCGCCATGGGGCACCTGGCAAAAGTCAGCCTGGAACTGGGGGGAAAGAGCCCCAACATTGTGTTCGGGGACGCCGACCTGGACGCGGCGGCCAACGGCGTGATCGCCGGGATCTTCGCGGCGGGCGGGCAGACCTGCATCGCCGGTTCCCGGTTGCTGGTTCACGAGTCGGTGCAAGATGAGCTGGTGTCGCGTGTGGCGAAGCGGGCCCGGACCATCAAACTGGGCGACCCGCTCGATCCGGAGACGGAGATGGGCCCCGTCGCCTTCCAGGCCCATCTGGAAGGCATCCTGCGCCGCTGTGAGGCCGGCGTGCAGGAAGGCGCCACGCTGGTGACCGGCGGCAGGCGCGCCTCGGGCAGCGACCTGGACGCGGGCTTTTTCGTCGAACCGACAATCTTTACGAATGTGCACAGCCGCATGGGTCTGGCCGCGGAGGAAATCTTCGGCCCCGTGCTGTCGGTGCTGCCGTTCCGGGACGAGGCCCAGGCCATTCGCCTGGCGAACGACTCGCGCTACGGCCTGGCGGCAGGCGTCTGGACCCGGGATGTCCAGCTCGCCCACCGCGCCGCCCACGCGATCAAAGCCGGCACTGTCTGGGTCAACGCCTACCGCGCGGTGAGTTACAACGCGCCCTTCGGCGGCTTCAAGCACAGCGGCATCGGCCGGGAGAACTCCCTGGAAGCGGTCCACGACTACCTCGACACGAAGACGGTGTGGGTGGAACTGAGCGGCGCCACCCGCGACCCGTTCACGATCGGCTGACCTGTGCGGCGGCTCGAAGGCTTTTACGTCGCGTTCGGCACTGAGCTGAACCGCGCGGACAACCTCTGCCTGCACGCCCTGCACCGGGCCCTGCGCGGGGACCTTCTGCCCGGGGTCACCGACCTGTACCCGGGCTACGTCAACCTGTACGTGGAATACGACGCCGTTCAGACGGACCGGGCCACCGTCAGCGAGTGGGTGAGAAAGCACCTGCCGGCGGCGCGGGGCGCCATGCCCGAGGCCCGGCCCCCCGTGACGATCCCGGTCCGGTACGACGGTGAGGACCTCGCGGACGTCGCCTCACGGACCGGGATGAGTGAACGCGAGGTGATTCGCCTGCACACGGGACCGGACTACCACGTGTACGCCGTCGGGTTCACGCCCGGGTTCCCGTTCCTGGGGGAGGTGCCCGGGGCCCTGCGCCTTCCCCGGCGCGATACGCCGCGCCTGAAGGTACCCTTCAATGCGGTCGCGGTCGCCAATGCGCAGAGCTGCGTGTACGTCCTGCCCTCACCGGGTGGGTGGCATCTGCTCGGCACGGCTCTGACCACCATCTACGACCCGAACCGGACCGCGCCCTTTCTCCTCTCGCCCGGAGACACGGTCCGGTTTGCCGAAGCCACCGGAGACGCGCCGGAATTGCCGGGCATTCGCCCCCTGTGGCCCGACGTGCCGGCGCGCCCGGCCCTGCGGGTCGAGAAGGCCGGCCTGCTGGACCTGCTCGTCGATGAGGGCCGCTTTCTTCAGGCGCACCACGGCATGGCCCGCAGCGGTCCACTGGATGAGCGGGCGGCGGCCCTGGCCAACCACGTCGCCGGGAACCCCCCGGGCACACCGCTGCTTGAGCTCACGCTGCTGGGGCCCACCCTCACGGCCTTGCAGGACGTCGTGCTGGCCGCCGTGGGCTACGGGATGACCGGGCAGGTGGCGGGCCGGCCCGTTCCCGCACAGGCCCCATTCGTGGTGCGGGCGGGCGACACCCTGCGCTTCACACCGACCGGGGAAGGCGCCCGCTGCTACCTGGCGGTGGCCGGGGGCCTGGACACGCGGCCCTTCCTGGGCAGCAGCAGTGTCGACCGCACCGGCCGGGTGGGCCGTCCCTTGAGGGCAGGCGACGTGCTGGGCCTGGGCCGAGCCCCGGTGCGCGCGCCTGGCGCCACCGCCCCATTACCCCAGCTCCCGGCCGAGGTCACCTTACGACTCCTCCCGGGTCCTCAGGCCACCTATGAAGCGCTCGTCGCGCTGGGCCGCGCCCCGTTCCGCGTCCGTGAAGGAGACCGGATGGGCATCCGGCTCGAGGGGCCTGCCGTCCCAGGGGGGCAGGTGGTCAGTGAAGCCACACCTCACGGCGCCGTGCAGGTGACGCCGGCCGGGCAGGCCATCATGCTGCTCAACGACCGGGGCCGCATCGGCGGATACCACAAGCCGGCCGTGATCCATCCAGACGACCTGCCGCTGGCCGCCCAGTTGCGGCCCAATCAACGCGTCCACTTTCGTCCCCACGTGTCTGGGCGGCCGGACAGCTGGCCGCAACGCTGGTTCATGCCGGTATGAAACCCAAGGAGAAGCTATGACAAACGACGTTTCCAACCGATTTCAGGGCCGCGTGGTGCTGGTCACCGGCGCCGCCGGGGGCATCGGCCGCGCCGTGGCGGAGCGCTTCGCGCGTGAAGGCGCGCAGGTGGCGGTCAATGACCTGAAAGAAGACGCCGTGCAGGCGGTGGTTGACGGCATCACCGCCGCCGGGGGCCGCGCCCTGGCCGCCTCCGCCGATGTGTCTGACGCTGCGCAGGTCGACGCCATGTTCACGAAGATTGAGACCGCCTTCGGGTACGTGGACGTGCTGTACAACAACGCCGGGCTGATCGACACCACCCGGCACTTCCTGGAGGCGGACGAAGCGTGGTGGGACCGCATTATTGAAGTCAACCTCAAAAGTGTGTTCCTGTGCTCGCACCGGGCGGCCCGGATCATGGCCCGCCGGCGCCAGGGCGTCATCATCAGCACCTCGTCGGGCGGAGCGACCCGGGCCCACCGGGGCAACGTGGCCTACGACGCGACCAAGGGCGGCATCGAGGCCATGACGCGGGCCATGGCGCTGGACCTCGCGCCGTACGGCATCCGGGTCAACGGGGTCGTGCCGGGGTTCATCAACACCTACGGCCTGACCGAGGAGCAGCTCCGCGTGCGCGAGAAGACCGTGCCGCTCGGCCGGTACGGGGTGGCGCAGGACATGACCGGAGCGGCGCTGTTCCTGGCGTCGGATGACGCGGCGTATGTCACTGGGCAGTTCATCTCGGTTGATGGCGGCGTGCTGGTGCAGCAGCGCTCGGCGAACGTGGACACCTTCCCGGTGGACGGCTTCCCGGTGATTGAGGCCGACCTCGCATGACCGCAGGCGCAGGCTGGGACGTGGCCGTCATTGGGGCGGGCATCATCGGCGCCGCCTGCGCCTGGCGGCTGGCCGAGCGGGGCCTCAGGGTCGTGGTCCTCGAGCAGAACAGCCCGGCCAGCGGCTCCACCGGCAAAAGTGCCGCGGGGGTCCGCGCGCAGTTTGCCACGGAAACGAACATTCTGCTCTCGAAGCACAGCATCGAGGAATACGCTGCCATGCCCGAATCGGGCTACCACCCGGGCGGCTACCTGATGCTGGTGCCGCAGGCCCAGTGGCCCGCCCACCAGCGGGGGGTCGAGCTTCAGCACCGGCTGGGCGTGCCGACCGAGCGACTGACGCCCGCCGGCGCCCAGCGGTATGCCGAATTCCTGCCGGACGGGCTGGGGGGCTGCACCTTCTGCGGCACAGACGGTCATGTGGACGCCCACGGGCTGACGATGGCGTACGTGAAGCGCGCCCGGGAAGCCGGCACACGCTTTCTGCTGAACACCACCGTGACGGGCCTGCGGCGCGTCGGCGGGGTCTGGCAGCTCAGCACATCCGCGGGCGCCGTGGAGGCGCCCCTGGTGGTCAATGCCAGCGGCGCCTGGGCGGGCGAGGTGGGCGCACTGGCCGGTCTGGAGGTCCCGGTTCAGCCCGCGCGGCGCATGGTGTACACCACCGGGCCGCTGCACCTCTCCCGGCCGCTGCCGATGATCTTTGACCTGGACAGCGGGGTGTGGCTGCGTTCCGAGGGCGAGCGGATCATCCTGGGGCGCGCGGACCCGGCGGACGTCGGGTGGCGCGAAGGCATCAGCTGGGACTGGCTGGAACCCACCCTGGACGCCGCCTTGACCCGCTTTCCGTGGCTGGA is a window of Deinococcus taeanensis DNA encoding:
- a CDS encoding CaiB/BaiF CoA transferase family protein; translation: MLPLEGLRVIALEQAVAGPFCSRQLADLGADVIKVERPGEGDLARGYDGALDGVSAYFAWLNRGKRSVVLDLKSPQGVAALEGLLAGADVFVHNLLPGAVERLGFRWEDVRGRFPRLIWVSISGYGLSGSYAQKKAYDMLIQAEAGVISVTGSADEPAKVGISVADIASGLYAHSSILAALLKRGQTGLGDRIEISMFEALTEWMTPPIYSLIGQGRAPGRAGLRHNMIVPYGAYRCADGQVMFAVQNEREWVKFCADVLEQPDLASDERFVTNAQRLAWRSALETIIEAAFASLTRGEVSARLDQAGIASARVNSVQEVVDHPQLQDRQRWTQVQTPAGTIPALLPPHNIGSVSPRMGRVPALGEHTAEVLAELERAP
- a CDS encoding MaoC family dehydratase; its protein translation is MTTPTTGRCFEDFAPGQVIEHPLGRTVTQNDNIWFTLLTNNTNPIHFDAHYAAHTEFGRPLVNSAFTIALVTGLSVSDMSQNAVNLGWDEVRLPHPLFEGDTVYARSEVLSLRESRSRPHQGVLTFKTSGYNQHGTVVLEFKRTVLVYRRGHVPSVTSRPSMKETQ
- a CDS encoding aldehyde dehydrogenase codes for the protein MTLPEYLLYIGGQFVAARSGALTETVNPYTGRAWAHVPEAGPEDVDAAVRAARSALISGPWGRLTGRQRSKLIHRLAQILERDADLLGEIETRDNGKLLREMRGQCRVLPEWYEYYAGAADKLHGETIPSDKPNYFIYTRREPVGVVAAIVPWNSPLLLLTWKLAPLLAAGCTVVVKPADQTPVSALEFARRVEEAGFPPGVFNVVTGGAAVGAALVAHPGVDKVAFTGSTEVGIKVGQAAMGHLAKVSLELGGKSPNIVFGDADLDAAANGVIAGIFAAGGQTCIAGSRLLVHESVQDELVSRVAKRARTIKLGDPLDPETEMGPVAFQAHLEGILRRCEAGVQEGATLVTGGRRASGSDLDAGFFVEPTIFTNVHSRMGLAAEEIFGPVLSVLPFRDEAQAIRLANDSRYGLAAGVWTRDVQLAHRAAHAIKAGTVWVNAYRAVSYNAPFGGFKHSGIGRENSLEAVHDYLDTKTVWVELSGATRDPFTIG
- a CDS encoding urea amidolyase family protein, with the protein product MRRLEGFYVAFGTELNRADNLCLHALHRALRGDLLPGVTDLYPGYVNLYVEYDAVQTDRATVSEWVRKHLPAARGAMPEARPPVTIPVRYDGEDLADVASRTGMSEREVIRLHTGPDYHVYAVGFTPGFPFLGEVPGALRLPRRDTPRLKVPFNAVAVANAQSCVYVLPSPGGWHLLGTALTTIYDPNRTAPFLLSPGDTVRFAEATGDAPELPGIRPLWPDVPARPALRVEKAGLLDLLVDEGRFLQAHHGMARSGPLDERAAALANHVAGNPPGTPLLELTLLGPTLTALQDVVLAAVGYGMTGQVAGRPVPAQAPFVVRAGDTLRFTPTGEGARCYLAVAGGLDTRPFLGSSSVDRTGRVGRPLRAGDVLGLGRAPVRAPGATAPLPQLPAEVTLRLLPGPQATYEALVALGRAPFRVREGDRMGIRLEGPAVPGGQVVSEATPHGAVQVTPAGQAIMLLNDRGRIGGYHKPAVIHPDDLPLAAQLRPNQRVHFRPHVSGRPDSWPQRWFMPV
- a CDS encoding SDR family NAD(P)-dependent oxidoreductase, translated to MTNDVSNRFQGRVVLVTGAAGGIGRAVAERFAREGAQVAVNDLKEDAVQAVVDGITAAGGRALAASADVSDAAQVDAMFTKIETAFGYVDVLYNNAGLIDTTRHFLEADEAWWDRIIEVNLKSVFLCSHRAARIMARRRQGVIISTSSGGATRAHRGNVAYDATKGGIEAMTRAMALDLAPYGIRVNGVVPGFINTYGLTEEQLRVREKTVPLGRYGVAQDMTGAALFLASDDAAYVTGQFISVDGGVLVQQRSANVDTFPVDGFPVIEADLA
- a CDS encoding NAD(P)/FAD-dependent oxidoreductase, producing MTAGAGWDVAVIGAGIIGAACAWRLAERGLRVVVLEQNSPASGSTGKSAAGVRAQFATETNILLSKHSIEEYAAMPESGYHPGGYLMLVPQAQWPAHQRGVELQHRLGVPTERLTPAGAQRYAEFLPDGLGGCTFCGTDGHVDAHGLTMAYVKRAREAGTRFLLNTTVTGLRRVGGVWQLSTSAGAVEAPLVVNASGAWAGEVGALAGLEVPVQPARRMVYTTGPLHLSRPLPMIFDLDSGVWLRSEGERIILGRADPADVGWREGISWDWLEPTLDAALTRFPWLDSAALDRRASWWGYYEVTPDQQAVVGRMPGVEGWLNACGFSGHGVMHAAAIARVTAQEALGETPFIDVTPLRYERFAQASQRLTDIQV